In the genome of Bremerella sp. P1, the window CGGCTTACCGAAAGCGTGGTAATCGAACGGGAATCTTCCGCGTTCAGAAAGATGGTGACCAGGAAAAACTGATTCGCATGATTCAGGCAGACCCTGACATGTTCGTTGCCCAAGAGGAAGTCGTTCGGTCGACCAGTCCGGTCTATTCCAAGAAGACCCTTACGCCGGCCCATATTGCTCTGCGAAGTTTTGCTGTGTTAGGGCAACATGAGTTCGAGACGATGCCAGGCGGATTGGTACGCTTGAGTGGCGAACTGCAACCGCTCGAAGCCTCGTTGCAAGTGGGCGAACGCAGCAAGGATGCGTGGGTACTATCCGCGACTCCGATCGCTCGCGTGAGCTTGTTGAAGCAGCCGGAGCATGGTGTCGAACTAAAGCGTACCGGCGGAGAACTCCCCAGCCGCATCGCCGAAAACTTGTACTGGTTGGGACGCAACTTGGAACGCGCCGACGTGACGGCACGTATCCTGCGGACAACCATTTCGCGATTGACCAGTGAAGAGCAGATCGTCGAGATGCCTGAAGTGGTCATCTTGATGCGGACGATGGCCGAGATGGGCATTATCGAGACCGGCTACGGTGTCGAAGAGATGCGAAAGCAATTGCCTCCCATCGAGCGAAACCTGGCCGTCAGTATCTTTGACGAACAGAACTCGATGAGTTTGCGTTCGATCGTCACGCAGATCTTCCGGCTCACGTCGCGTAGCCGTGATCGTGTTTCGGCTGATAGCTGGCGTGTGCTGCACCGCGTCGACCAAGGCTTCCAACCGCCGAAAACCGGCTACTGGGATTTGTCCGATTGTTTGGCCTTGCTCGACGACCTGATCCTCGACCTGGCAGCGTTCTCAGGGATCATCTCTGAAAGCATTACGCGTACCCAGGTCTATCACTTCCTCGACATGGGGCGACGCATGGAGCGGGCCACGCAAAGTTCGCGACTGATGCGGAACTGCCTGGTTCTTCCTTCCGGAGACCTGGCCGCCATCTTGGAAGCGCTCTTGGAGATCTCCGACAGTCTGATTACCTACCGTTCGCGTTATCTGGAAGAAATGCATCTGGGAGCCGTGCTCGATCTGCTGGTGACCGACGAGACCAACCCACGGTCGATTGCCCGGCAGTTGGCTCAACTGTTAGAGCACGTCAACGACCTGCCCAACGTGGGGAATCATGCTGGCTACACGGTCGAACAGCGTCTGGCGATGTCGCTTTTGCACGAAGTCCGGATGTTCGACGTAACACGTGTACGAGCCCCCGACGCATTGTCCGCCGGCGAATCGCTGCATATGCTGTTGCAAGAAATTGAATCGCTGCTTCCAAAGCTATCGGACGTTGTTTCCCAGCGATATCTTGTTCACTCGATGCCCCAGTCACACCTGGTCGAGATCCGCCCCTAGTAGATGAAGCTTTGACCAACCGTGCGATATCAAGTGGAACACAAGACGGCTTACCACTACTCCGAGCCTGCCTCGGTAGCGCACAATCTATTGCATTTGCGCGTCCCCACAACGCATCGCCAAAGCGTCGAAGATTTCGCTCTGACGGTCGAGCCCAAGCCGAGATCGGTCGTTTCGCGAACCGATTATTTCGGCAATCAGGTTCATTACTTCGCGTTGAGCGAACCACATAGCGGAATGACCATCACGGCGACCAGTCGCGTGGTGGTAAAAACCCCAGCGCCGATAACAACCTCGCCAGCTTGGGAAGATCTCGCCGCGCACGCCAAGGACCGCGACTTTCCTCTGGAAGTTCGCCAATACCTATTCCCTTCGCGGCACATTCGGATGTTGCCCATCCTGAGCGAATACGGCAAGGCGGCATTCACCCGGGCCCGTCCCATTGTTGAAGCGGCGATGGAACTAACGACGCGAATTTATACCGAGTACAAATACGACTCGAACGCGACCAATATCTTTACGCCGCTCGAGGAAGTCGTTCGTCAGCGACACGGTGTTTGCCAAGACTTTGCCCACGTGGGGATCGGAGCGTTGAGGGCTCTAGGCTTGCCGGCTCGTTACGTCAGTGGGTACCTGCGTACCGAACCGCCACCGGGCAAACCTCGCCTGGTGGGTGCCGATGCTTCCCATGCCTGGTTCTCGGTCTTTTGTGGAACCGACCTGGGTTGGATCGATTTCGATCCGACGAATAACGTGATGGTGGGCACCGATCACATCACCCTGGCCCACGGGCGAGACTTCGAAGACGTTTCGCCCATTCAAGGGGTCGTTATGGGTGGCGGCACGCGGACCATGCAAGTTGGCGTCGACGTGATGCCGCTGGGTGCTAAGACCAACGGCGCGCCCTCAGGACCTGCCGCTACCCAGCAGCAGCAACAGCGAAGTCAGAACAAGTAGGGTGCTCAGACTGATTTCTGAGCGACCCTATCTATCTTATGCTGCTGCTTGAAGACTGAAGAAGGTTGTCCCGATCGATTCGCCGACGAGATTCAAACGCTTCTGGAAGTCGTCGATGAACTCGTGCAAGCCGCGAGCGATAATGTCTGTCGCGCTGGTAAATGCGAACTCAGCACGAAGTTGACCCAGTCGCTGCTCGGGCAGGTTCGTAAACCCTTCGATGTCGCTTCCGGTGATCGCGTGCAGCGATTCATTCGCTTTAGTAAGGCAGTGCAGAACGGCTCGCGGGAACTCTTTGTCCAGCATGATGAAGTCGACGACGTTCTGCGGAACAATTCGACCAAAACGCTGGCGATACATTTCGTAAGCACTTGCCGAACGGAGCAGGGCACCCCACTGTAAATCATCGAACGCGCTTCCCACGTGCTGCGGGCTGGGCAGCAGGATGTAATACTTCACATCCAGAATGCGAGACATCTTGTCGGCCCGTTCCAGGAAGCGTCCTAGCTGACAGAAATGCCACCCTTCGCCGTGGGTCATGGTTGCATCGGTCACGCCGCTGAACTGCTGACCCGAATTACGAACGGCTTCGTAAAAGTCGGGCAGGTCGTCCAAAATGCCTTCGGCATCCCCCACATCTTTGACCATCAGGTAGAAGCGGTTGATGTGCTCCCACATTTCGGCCGAGATGCGTTCGCGGATGCTGCGGGCATTCTCACGAGCGTTGATCAGACAGGAAAGAATCGAGTTCGGATTGTTGCGATCGAACGTCAGAAACTCGATAACGTTTCGCTTACTGGCTTCGCCGTAAATCTCAGAGAACTTTTCATCATCACCAGTGGTGGTGACCAGCGGCATCCATTGCTGGTTGCCGGCGGTCGACAAATCCATGCTGATGTTCAAGTTCACCGCGATGAAGCGGGCTACCGCCTCAGCACGTTCGATATAACGGCTGGTCCAATAGATGGAGTCGGCTACGCGACTTAACATGAAGAACCTTTCAATCCCTACACGACCCAGGTGTCTTTGCTTCCGCCCCCCTGGGACGAGTTGACCACGAGCGATCCCTTACGCAGGGCAACTCGAGTCAGTCCGCCGGGCAATACGTAGATGTCACGTCCATAGATGATAAACGGTCGCAGGTCGACGTGCCTCCCCTCTAAGTGGTCATCAATGATGACGGGAGCCCGCGATAGGGCAAGGGTCGGCTGTGCGATGTAATTCCGCGGGTTGGCTTTGATCAATTCGACGAACTTCTGGTGCTCTTCCTTGGAAGCACGCGGACCGATCAGCATGCCGTAACCGCCTGATTCGTTGGCCGGTTTTACCACCATGTCAGCGATATTCTTGATGACGTGGTCACGCTGAGCGTCGTCCCAGCAAACGTACGTGGGCACGTTCGGCAGGATCGGGTCTTCGCTCAGGTAGTACTTAATCATGTCCGGTACGTAGGCGTAGATTACCTTGTCGTCGGCAATGCCAGTACCCGGAGCGTTCGCCAACGCGACGTTTCCGGCACGGTAAGCGTCGATGATTCCCGGAACCCCCAGCATCGAATCCTTGCGGAAGACGTGCGGGTCGATGAAGTCGTCATCGATTCGGCGGTAAAGCACGTCTACCGGTTTCAAACCCTTGGTTGTCCGGGCATAGACGCGGCGATCGCGAACCACCAAGTCTCGGCCTTCTACCAGGTCGACACCCATCTGCTGGGCGAGGAACGAGTGTTCGAAGTAGGCCGAGTTATAAATCCCTGGCGAAAGCACGGCCACGACGGGCTTTTCGACACTTTCGGGAGCTAGCGAGTTCAGTGCGTCGAGTAATTGACTGCAGTAATCGTCGACTGGGCGGACAAACTGGGCCTCGAACAGGCCTGGGAATGTCTGTTTCATCAACTGACGATTCTGAAGCACGTACGAGACGCCGGAAGGGCAACGCAGGTTGTCTTCCAGTACGTAGAACTCGCCGTCCGAGTCACGGACCAAGTCAGTGCCGGTAATATGACACCAAATGCCGTTTGGCGGCTTCATGCCGACACATTGAGGCCGGAAACTGCTGGCCGATTTGACCACGTGTTCTGGAATGATCTTGTCTTTGAGGATCTTCTGGTCGTTGTAGATGTCGTCGATGAACATGTTGAGCGCGACGATGCGCTGCTTCAGTCCTTTCGACATCCACGACCACTGCTCGCCTTGGATGATGCGAGGCAAAATGTCGAACGGAATGATTCGTTCCGTGCCTGCCTCTTCACCATAGACGTTGAACGTAATTCCTAAACGAATCATCGACCGCTCGGCGGCCGTCTTTCGTTTGCGAAGATCGTTGGAAGTGAGCTCTTGAATATGTTCATAAAGGAGTTGGCAGTTGGTCCGAGGGGAACCGCCAGGGGAGAACATTTCGTCGTAAAATTCGCCAACGTCATAATCTGCGATGAGGTTGGGCTCGGATATACCTTGAGTCTGTGTTTGCCCTTGCACGTCATTCTTCTCCTAATGAGAAATCCAGTGGGGCCAGATGAAACCGCCGGGGAGGAGACGTCGTCGTGACATGACGAGTCGAAGTGTTGCCTGAGTCCTCCCAAAGGGACAAGTAATAGAGAAGCACTTGCCGTGCCAATATAGGCGGTGCCATGGGATCTGCAAAGCCGTAAGATATTCCCTGCAATGGCTTTGCATCGAAATGAATCGGCCTGAACATTATGCCGTAGTTGCTTAACATGCCTATTAAATGAGCAGGGGTAAGGGAAACAGAACTGACATTAAGGTAATTTGCCGATTGCCAGGATTGATTCGCTCAGCCGGCATGACGTTGTTAAAATGTGCGTCTGCCTAACCTGCTTCCTGCCAACTTCGAGCTTGCCCCATGTCGTTCTCTTACCGCTGTCTGCTGCCGCTGTTTCTTCTTTTGGTCTTGCCGGTCGCTTCGACGGCTCTCGCGGATCCTATTCAGCCATCGACTAACCTTCCGCAAACGCAACCTTGGGACTTAACGAAACTTTCCGAGGCCCCCAAGTTCGCGTGGGTGGATGCCGATTCGCCGGTACGCTCTTTGACGTTCACCGGGGAAGAGTTCGAAGGACATCCGACAAGTGTCTTCGCTTATTATGCGACACCTGGAAGCATATTGGGAGACAAAAATTTAGACAGAAATTTGCCGGCCATCGTTTGCATTCACGGTGGAGGGGGAACCGCATTCCGCGAGTGGACTGAATTGTGGGCGAAACGTGGTTACGCGGCAATTGCCATGGACCTCGCAGGCTCGCGGCCGATCGAAGGCAAGAATCCCCATGATCAAAAAAATCGAACACGTTTACCCGACGGTGGACCGTTTCATGGCGACCAGCACAAGTTTGGCCACATCGACGATCAGGTACATCAACAATGGCAATACCACGCGGTCGCAAACGTAATCTTAGCGCATTCTTTAATTCGCAGTTTTCCCGAGATCGATAAAAAACGAACCGGTGTGACCGGTATCAGCTGGGGTGGTTACTTAACGTGCATCGTGGCCGGCGTCGATTCAAGATTTCATGCCGCGGTGCCTGTTTATGGATGTGGCTATCTGACCGACAACAGCAAGTGGCTGGATCGCTTTGCCAAAATGACACCTCGGCAAAGACAGTTGTGGGTCACGCTGTGGGATCCTCGCCAATACTTGCCTGCGGTTTCGATGCCGATTCTGTTTGTGAACGGCACGAACGATTTTGCGTATCCGCTAGATAGTTACATGAAGAGCTACGACGCGGTCCCCGACGACGTTCACAAGCAGCTATCGATTACCGTGAAAATGTCGCACAGCCATCCCGGTGGTTGGAATCCACCGCAAATCGGTCACTTCATGGACCAATGGCTCAAGCGAGGTGAACCGTTGCCGATGGTTGATCTTCCCCAGATCAAAGGAGATCACGTCGAATTGCGCTATGACACAGCGACGTTCGCTAAAGCGGCGATCCACTGGAGCGTCGACGACAAGGCGGTCAACGCTCATGATTGGAAGACGGCCGATGCGGTCGTCAAAGAAGACATCATTATCGCCCCAGCACCTCCCGAAGACGCACGGCTTTGGTACATGACCGTCCAGGCCGAGGATGGCAGCCTGGTTAGCACCGAGATCATCTTCGTCAAAGAACGCTTGATCCGCTGAGTCGCCTACGGACTGATCCGGCGAACATATAAGTAGTACGCCCCACAGATCTCTTGATTCTCTGAGTTGAAAAACGCGGTCCGCAACTCCAGCGGCCCTTTGCTAAGGTCAGCCTGGGTGACGAATGCGGAGTCGTCCTTGGTCATCGAATCGATGCGGATGGTTTGTTCGTCGACGCGCACCTCAGCACGTTGAATCGGCAAAGCCGTTCCCTCGGGGAACGTCCCGTCCGTGACTTTGAGTTGAGGACAGCCATCGGCCAGCTTCAAACCACTTTCCCGCGGCCAGCGTCGAAGTTCCAACTCGAAGGTACCTGGCTCGGCGACGGTCAGGTGCCAGGAACCATTCTTGAGCACGCCTCGGCGGATCTGCACCTGTTGATCGACAAACACATCAAGCCACTCGCACGCGGTCAGCAGTGTTGGGTTTTCGGCGTCGTGGCCGATGATCACGCGTTGCGGCGTCAGCACGTCTCCTTTGACTTCGTCCCA includes:
- a CDS encoding circularly permuted type 2 ATP-grasp protein gives rise to the protein MTRIPAQNDASADLFAPYKPIPDVYDELNDGTHIRPHWQSFVQGVRDIGAGEFQRRWQQMQKLLDRTGMAYIGAGIGSPAQDRRARPWELDPLPVLLPSSEWDQISRGIKQRGKLMQMILQDLYGPQDLLRSGILPEEVLFRHPGYYRCFHGQNPPGNNYIYFYAADLSRSPDGSWWVQGDRSESPSGSGFALENRITQSRMTPSLFHKENVQRLAGYFMKVKEAVLRACSRVTNPRVVILSNGPESPNYFEDAYLARYLGYTLVEPADLAVRGNRVMLKTLGGLLPVDVIIRRPNSDQCDPLEISHSTGGIPELLQVCRMKNVVVLNPLGSGIVESPIFMTFMPQLCQHLLGEPLILPGVATWRCGDPDSLAYVVENIEKLVIKSAYRKRGNRTGIFRVQKDGDQEKLIRMIQADPDMFVAQEEVVRSTSPVYSKKTLTPAHIALRSFAVLGQHEFETMPGGLVRLSGELQPLEASLQVGERSKDAWVLSATPIARVSLLKQPEHGVELKRTGGELPSRIAENLYWLGRNLERADVTARILRTTISRLTSEEQIVEMPEVVILMRTMAEMGIIETGYGVEEMRKQLPPIERNLAVSIFDEQNSMSLRSIVTQIFRLTSRSRDRVSADSWRVLHRVDQGFQPPKTGYWDLSDCLALLDDLILDLAAFSGIISESITRTQVYHFLDMGRRMERATQSSRLMRNCLVLPSGDLAAILEALLEISDSLITYRSRYLEEMHLGAVLDLLVTDETNPRSIARQLAQLLEHVNDLPNVGNHAGYTVEQRLAMSLLHEVRMFDVTRVRAPDALSAGESLHMLLQEIESLLPKLSDVVSQRYLVHSMPQSHLVEIRP
- a CDS encoding transglutaminase family protein; translation: MRYQVEHKTAYHYSEPASVAHNLLHLRVPTTHRQSVEDFALTVEPKPRSVVSRTDYFGNQVHYFALSEPHSGMTITATSRVVVKTPAPITTSPAWEDLAAHAKDRDFPLEVRQYLFPSRHIRMLPILSEYGKAAFTRARPIVEAAMELTTRIYTEYKYDSNATNIFTPLEEVVRQRHGVCQDFAHVGIGALRALGLPARYVSGYLRTEPPPGKPRLVGADASHAWFSVFCGTDLGWIDFDPTNNVMVGTDHITLAHGRDFEDVSPIQGVVMGGGTRTMQVGVDVMPLGAKTNGAPSGPAATQQQQQRSQNK
- a CDS encoding alpha-E domain-containing protein, with protein sequence MLSRVADSIYWTSRYIERAEAVARFIAVNLNISMDLSTAGNQQWMPLVTTTGDDEKFSEIYGEASKRNVIEFLTFDRNNPNSILSCLINARENARSIRERISAEMWEHINRFYLMVKDVGDAEGILDDLPDFYEAVRNSGQQFSGVTDATMTHGEGWHFCQLGRFLERADKMSRILDVKYYILLPSPQHVGSAFDDLQWGALLRSASAYEMYRQRFGRIVPQNVVDFIMLDKEFPRAVLHCLTKANESLHAITGSDIEGFTNLPEQRLGQLRAEFAFTSATDIIARGLHEFIDDFQKRLNLVGESIGTTFFSLQAAA
- a CDS encoding circularly permuted type 2 ATP-grasp protein, with the translated sequence MIRLGITFNVYGEEAGTERIIPFDILPRIIQGEQWSWMSKGLKQRIVALNMFIDDIYNDQKILKDKIIPEHVVKSASSFRPQCVGMKPPNGIWCHITGTDLVRDSDGEFYVLEDNLRCPSGVSYVLQNRQLMKQTFPGLFEAQFVRPVDDYCSQLLDALNSLAPESVEKPVVAVLSPGIYNSAYFEHSFLAQQMGVDLVEGRDLVVRDRRVYARTTKGLKPVDVLYRRIDDDFIDPHVFRKDSMLGVPGIIDAYRAGNVALANAPGTGIADDKVIYAYVPDMIKYYLSEDPILPNVPTYVCWDDAQRDHVIKNIADMVVKPANESGGYGMLIGPRASKEEHQKFVELIKANPRNYIAQPTLALSRAPVIIDDHLEGRHVDLRPFIIYGRDIYVLPGGLTRVALRKGSLVVNSSQGGGSKDTWVV
- a CDS encoding alpha/beta hydrolase family protein yields the protein MSFSYRCLLPLFLLLVLPVASTALADPIQPSTNLPQTQPWDLTKLSEAPKFAWVDADSPVRSLTFTGEEFEGHPTSVFAYYATPGSILGDKNLDRNLPAIVCIHGGGGTAFREWTELWAKRGYAAIAMDLAGSRPIEGKNPHDQKNRTRLPDGGPFHGDQHKFGHIDDQVHQQWQYHAVANVILAHSLIRSFPEIDKKRTGVTGISWGGYLTCIVAGVDSRFHAAVPVYGCGYLTDNSKWLDRFAKMTPRQRQLWVTLWDPRQYLPAVSMPILFVNGTNDFAYPLDSYMKSYDAVPDDVHKQLSITVKMSHSHPGGWNPPQIGHFMDQWLKRGEPLPMVDLPQIKGDHVELRYDTATFAKAAIHWSVDDKAVNAHDWKTADAVVKEDIIIAPAPPEDARLWYMTVQAEDGSLVSTEIIFVKERLIR